The genomic interval TACTTTTATTTTTATTACTTTTATTTAAAATAAGGGCTGTCTGCTTAAAATATGCGAGCCGCAGGGCAGACAGTCCTGCGGCTTTTTCTTTTTTACAAAGCCGCGAAACCATACTAAGGTTCGCGGCTTTTTTGTTTTTAAAAGCATTTATCTGGGGGGAAAAGATGAACAATTTAAGACTTGCTAAAAAGAAAAAGGAAAAAACAATTGTAAAGGTGGGGAATGTTGAAATTGGGAAAGACTTTGTCATTATGGCAGGGCCATGCTCTGTTGAAAGCGAAGAACAGACTATCACAATTGCAAAGTATGTAAAGGAAGCAGGGGCAAACATTTTAAGAGGCGGGGCATTTAAACCGAGAACCTCACCCTACTCCTTTCAGGGATTGGGATTGAAGGGGCTGAAAATACTTGCAAAGGCAAGGGAGTTAACAGGGCTTCCGATAATAACCGAGGTAATTGACCCGAGGGATGTTCAGTGGGTTTCAGAATTTGTTGACATTCTCCAGATTGGCGCAAGGAATATGCAAAACTTTTCCCTTTTAAAAGAGGTTGGAAAGGTAAACAAACCTGTTATGCTTAAAAGGGGAATGCACTCAACAATTGTTGAATGGCTATCCTGTGCTGAATATATATTAAATGAGGGCAATCCAAATGTGATTTTATGCGAAAGGGGAATAAGGAGTTTTGAAACCTACACAAGGAATACCCTTGACATTTCAGCAGTTTCAGTTGTTAAAACCTTAAGCCACTTGCCTGTAATAGTTGACCCATCACACGCAAC from Thermotomaculum hydrothermale carries:
- the aroF gene encoding 3-deoxy-7-phosphoheptulonate synthase: MNNLRLAKKKKEKTIVKVGNVEIGKDFVIMAGPCSVESEEQTITIAKYVKEAGANILRGGAFKPRTSPYSFQGLGLKGLKILAKARELTGLPIITEVIDPRDVQWVSEFVDILQIGARNMQNFSLLKEVGKVNKPVMLKRGMHSTIVEWLSCAEYILNEGNPNVILCERGIRSFETYTRNTLDISAVSVVKTLSHLPVIVDPSHATGRPELIPPMSLASVASGADGIMVEVHHKPEEALSDGAQALLPEEFNTLVKQVRNLVNCMKDINPYFVKERK